A single genomic interval of Cucumis sativus cultivar 9930 chromosome 5, Cucumber_9930_V3, whole genome shotgun sequence harbors:
- the LOC101205502 gene encoding probable NAD(P)H dehydrogenase subunit CRR3, chloroplastic, whose amino-acid sequence MASLFSISFTKNVAFASLNPDPHSHSHSPPLKTNLAAHTIPINNPRLRRKLLNPPRPSLIEIERAIGGGRFRDADPRELEEDKKAAFDMFLMSFTGKYEAPLMKKLRETGEWVTNQTETKFQASGKWFLLFTFQWVLPIWALSLLVASGVIKLPFSTPFLNELLM is encoded by the exons ATGGCTTCTCTCTTCTCCATTTCGTTTACCAAAAATGTGGCTTTCGCTTCACTCAATCCCGACCCCCACTCTCACTCTCACTCTCCTCCTCTCAAAACCAATCTCGCCGCCCACACCATTCCGATCAACAATCCCCGCCTACGGCGCAAGCTTCTAAACCCTCCTCGCCCCTCCCTCATTGAAATCGAACGTGCTATTGGTGGTGGAAGGTTCAGAGACGCCGACCCTAG ggAATTGGAAGAAGATAAGAAGGCTGCATTTGACATGTTTTTGATGAGTTTTACGGGGAAATATGAAGCGCCACTCATGAAAAAGCTTCGTGAGACAGGGGAATGGGTAACTAATCAAACTGAAACCAAATTTCAAGCTTCGG GAAAATGGTTTCTGTTGTTTACATTTCAATGGGTTCTTCCAATTTGGGCATTGTCACTTCTCGTGGCTTCTGGGGTCATTAAGCTACCATTCAGCACTCCATTTCTTAATGAACTTCTCATGTAA